The DNA segment GCCATCCTCGACAAATCCCGACCATTTGATGTAACCTGCGCGGCATCCTCATGCCAGCCACTGCCAGCCGCCTGTCCGTCTTCACCGAGTCCGTGATCCGGGGGACGACCCGCCTGGCGAACCTCCACGGGGCGATCAACCTGTCACAGGGTTTCCCCGATTTCGATCCGCCGGAGGAGCTGCTTTCCGCACTGGAGGGGGCCACCCGCGGGCCGCACCACCAGTATGCCGTGACCTGGGGCGCACCCCGGTTCCGCGAGGCACTGGCACAGAAGATCCACCGCTTCACCGGACTGACCGTGGAGCCGGACCGCCATCTGGTGGTCACCTGCGGCAGCACGGAGGCGATGATGGTGGCGATGATGACGGCCTGCAACCCGGGGGACAAGGTCATCATCTTCTCCCCATTCTACGAGAACTACGCCGCGGACGCGATCCTGTCCGGCGCGGAGCCGATCTACGTCCCGCTCCACCCACCCTACTTCAACTACGACTCGAAGGAGCTGGCCGCCGCCTTCGCCCAGAATCCGAAGGCGATCATCGTTTGCAACCCTTCGAACCCAACGGGCAAGGTTTTCACGCACTCCGAGCTGCTGGAGATCCTCCACTTCGCGGAACGGCACGATGCGTTCATCATCATGGA comes from the Luteolibacter sp. SL250 genome and includes:
- a CDS encoding pyridoxal phosphate-dependent aminotransferase; its protein translation is MPATASRLSVFTESVIRGTTRLANLHGAINLSQGFPDFDPPEELLSALEGATRGPHHQYAVTWGAPRFREALAQKIHRFTGLTVEPDRHLVVTCGSTEAMMVAMMTACNPGDKVIIFSPFYENYAADAILSGAEPIYVPLHPPYFNYDSKELAAAFAQNPKAIIVCNPSNPTGKVFTHSELLEILHFAERHDAFIIMDEPYEHIVYDPEVHTYMCALPGAAERTITCNSLSKTYSITGWRLGYVHAAPEVITQAKKVHDFLTVGAAAPLQEAAVAGLELPDSYYTGLRDLYTAKRDIFLDYLRRTGLSFTEPQGAYYVLVDISPLGFKDDTEASEWFIKELGVAGVAGSSFFREPVKHLLRFHFAKNASTLHAAGEKLLQIRSRR